A genomic segment from Colletotrichum higginsianum IMI 349063 chromosome 5, whole genome shotgun sequence encodes:
- a CDS encoding Exosome complex exonuclease RRP40: protein MSTAGPFVLPGDEIDASLIPSHQKLPLRLGPGLRHVPPRQIVPTIAGKLVSDRKKNSIWVEQTSGRYIPAAGDLVIGTIQRTAAELYYVLLADYSTPATLPQLAFEMATKKSRPQLASGALVYARVTLANKHMDPELECVYQSTGKADGLGPLVGGMLFDISLGMARRLLKPKTTDLVVLEELGATGAAFETAVGRNGKIWVNSESVKIIIAVGRAIQETDEHGLTAEQQKKLVRSLIQDLS from the exons ATGTCTACCGCCGGTCCTTTTGTGCTCCCCGGTGACGAGATCGACGCGTCCCTGATTCCGTCACATCAGAAACTTCCGTTACGACTCGGTCCCGGGCTTCGACATGTTCCTCCCAGACAAATAGTGcccaccatcgccggcaAGCTGGTCTCCGACCGCAAGAAGAACTCGATATGGGTTGAGCAAACGAGTGGACGG TACATCCCCGCCGCTGGCGACCTCGTCATCGGTACCATCCAgcgcaccgccgccgaactCTACTACGTCCTTCTGGCTGATTACTCGACACCTGCGACCCTGCCCCAACTCGCCTTCGAAATGGCAACGAAGAAGTCTCGCCCCCAGCTGGCCTCTGGCGCCCTCGTCTACGCCCGTGTAACGCTCGCGAACAAGCACATGGACCCCGAGCTCGAGTGCGTCTATCAGTCCACCGGAAaggccgacggcctgggTCCTCTGGTTGGCGGCATGCTCTTCGATATATCTCTCGGCATGGCGCGCCGCTTGCTCAAGCCCAAGACGACAGATCTCGTCGTGTTAGAGGAGCTGGGTGCCACGGGTGCGGCCTTCGAGACAGCCGTGGGCCGGAACGGCAAGATCTGGGTCAACAGCGAGAGCGTCAAGATCATCATTGCGGTGGGAAGGGCTATCCAGGAGACCGACGAACATGGTCTCACAGCCGAACAACAGAAGAAGCTCGTACGGTCCTTAATTCAAGACTTGAGTTAA
- a CDS encoding Zinc finger protein 2, translating to MAPPAASSEGTTTQSDLGDTDDSPSSFLDPSTDMGRLEPRQEMVFLSNRATLEPRSAALSGGGIAGVVVGVIVAVFLAVVCAYPFIIRRRRARKHGLSQRLDTETAFVSGPIGPPGQAPAPGPEAHSRLSSKDSLGHKTDTLRGTERQSTRDTALSSHNGVDRPPSDELANYHQRGFTGDSTQPSVMTRRGTTEYSFGRAPTWKSEASYPWTPANLELVATRADGMDYADANHGHSATYYSPTIPSEAFGMVTPPPTDEHLTRAPPPARSSSQGSSLKLNLTNLMRRMSTKDSPSTRPKGQSIQPSQPSQPVVSETLSESPIEVTGGSFRGPVSAAVSARQLASPIHLPVSPMSEPGEVDHAQELEAKRSAKHTESPPILPPIVAAPGTVNPMDIMAPSNPTEHHWHTNQQLYQIANSPPRPTAIITKPAPEPPQPSQAPTPQSPPEQFSEQQQQQPFPSEKQQESIELPGLYKNPHAQTNGWNSANTITHDHRMDDAARHVDTTHLMPGHNQHNQHYLDGEMTDPSEHSPPMLGHASSGPSNQSTPNTQIDSSPSPRSEGSSDIRNSTSPYPGLQPSPRTFICDECGRFFDQVHKLK from the coding sequence ATGGCCCCTCCCGCAGCCTCGTCTGAGGGTACTACTACCCAATCAGACCTTGGCGACACTGACGACAGTCCATCATCCTTCTTAGACCCTTCGACTGACATGGGCCGACTGGAGCCAAGACAGGAGATGGTGTTTCTCTCCAACCGCGCGACACTAGAGCCCCGTTCGGCGGCATTATCTGGAGGGGGGATCGCTGGCGTCGTTGTTGGGGTCATTGTTGCCGTCTTTCTCGCTGTAGTTTGCGCCTACCCCTTCATCATCCGGCGTAGACGAGCCAGGAAACATGGATTGTCCCAACGTCTCGACACGGAGACGGCCTTCGTCTCCGGACCGATTGGTCCTCCGGGAcaggcgccggcgcccggACCCGAGGCCCATAGTCGTCTGTCATCGAAAGATTCGTTAGGCCATAAGACCGACACCTTGCGAGGCACGGAAAGACAATCTACCAGGGACACAGCTTTATCGTCTCATAATGGCGTCGATCGCCCTCCGAGCGATGAGTTGGCCAACTATCACCAGCGCGGCTTCACCGGCGACAGCACCCAACCGAGTGTAATGACAAGACGCGGCACCACCGAGTATTCCTTCGGACGCGCCCCTACTTGGAAGAGCGAGGCATCTTATCCATGGACGCCTGCTAATCTTGAGCTGGTTGCCACTCGGGCTGACGGAATGGACTATGCTGATGCCAATCATGGCCACAGCGCAACCTACTACAGCCCGACTATTCCTTCCGAGGCCTTTGGCATGGTCACACCTCCTCCCACCGATGAACATCTGACCAGAGCGCCGCCTCCAGCGCGGTCCAGTTCACAGGGAAGCTCACTGAAGCTGAACCTGACGAATCTGATGCGCCGCATGAGCACCAAGGATTCCCCTTCTACCCGCCCGAAGGGTCAGTCAATACAGCCCTCGCAGCCCTCGCAGCCCGTTGTGAGCGAAACACTGTCGGAGTCTCCTATCGAAGTCACTGGCGGGTCATTCCGTGGGCCAGTTTCCGCGGCCGTGTCAGCTCGTCAACTAGCCTCGCCTATCCACCTGCCTGTTAGTCCCATGTCGGAGCCGGGTGAAGTTGATCACGCTCAAGAGCTTGAGGCGAAAAGAAGCGCCAAACACACTGAATCGCCTCCCATTTTGCCCCCCATTGTAGCCGCACCGGGAACCGTGAACCCCATGGATATAATGGCACCGTCAAACCCGACAGAGCATCACTGGCATACCAATCAGCAACTATATCAGATAGCCAATTCGCCACCCAGACCAACCGCTATTATTACCAAGCCGGCCCCAGAACCACCACAGCCGTCGCAAGCTCCTACACCCCAATCCCCTCCAGAGCAATTCtccgagcagcagcagcagcagccattCCCGTCAGAGAAGCAACAGGAGTCGATTGAATTACCAGGATTATACAAGAACCCACACGCCCAAACGAACGGGTGGAACAGCGCGAATACTATTACTCATGATCATCGGATGGACGACGCTGCTCGCCACGTTGACACTACCCACCTTATGCCTGGTCACAACCAACACAACCAACACTATCTCGACGGAGAGATGACGGATCCGTCCGAAcactcgccgccgatgctggGTCACGCCAGTTCTGGGCCATCAAATCAGAGCACTCCAAACACACAAATCGACAGCAGCCCGTCTCCAAGATCAGAAGGCAGCTCAGACATCCGTAACAGCACATCGCCTTACCCGGGACTGCAACCTTCCCCTCGAACGTTCATCTGTGACGAATGCGGCAGATTCTTTGACCAAGTTCATAAACTCAAGTAG
- a CDS encoding Nonsense-mediated mRNA decay protein 1 → MLLSSWNAGYGPIDESPTMETSQPFPCVLSFNIMAEEKSVIDEDKRGLPDIKQPQLSDRGCGFRMVHSFQSKQEFARVHGDGTKVEMINEAFAMDQFNNTTRTRYAWVVAPIPGPYSLISSDLQKQWVVLVELPSTPERFFPAEGDTCKIAFLQDFEFDGIPYNQGMLAAERVPNPYDDMPDRHPYSSHAVFTVTTEYFAHPVTKERFHPLASIEIAQPIDVSNPPTPLTLHNAVVCKLQVQSNTVTYEAELLALSVLTEPKKESNVLPEATIGTFEYLLDFRKEPTFSVDLFEKLPHMDQPNKHPNAFLQAVYNRLDHDHKKVYEQLRQIPAGLALILGCPGAGKTALNTFIAAMAMSQPVMKPRGDGKQKRQPVKILYLLDVNYPCDDAASRVHHLLKDAGINKSVIRVRGCAREMKNSAKLHPQPQATEEDATPDFTAGFLKQARLFSGLQRVIRDEKRAPTLDEVAWDRYEADKTKHKALTTMLDKLRQGATKTKRTARELRTCVAKLYFSVIREADFIAATPVGAAGYLSKMFRPDIVFLDEAAHARELTAMIPIALYSPHAFILTGDTRQTRPFVECAKGSAKGLQENVYAKQLMISTMERADLAGALRSKLLISHRMYGNLQELASELFYDGLLMSGIPETERFPDTLCHLQRWLSKVTGGKECTVPRVLLSHRGSMEVREKSSFYNPVHEAFIQKRCYELLQDSKFQRVDQPDKPGRILIITPYKAALLRYERFIKVLPSEFQARLDIELRFKAIEVRTVDSAQGHEADFVFVDTVRTKSAGFLNDPKRLCVMLTRARVGEMVLMHEGMTKKPSIGRSLLEAEWTTRVYDHCRRNGQLHYIG, encoded by the exons ATGCTTCTTTCCAGCTGGAATGCAGGCTACGGGCCTATCGACGAAAGCCCGACCATGGAAACTAGCCAGCCTTTTCCATGCGTTCTGTCATTCAACATTATGGCAGAGGAGAAGTCGGTGATTGACGAAGACAAGCGTGGATTGCCTGATATAAAGCAGCCT CAGTTGTCTGATCGGGGGTGCGGTTTTCGAATGGTCCATTCGTTTCAGAGCAAGCAAGAATTTGCGCGCGTCCATGGCGATGGCACCAAAGTCGAGATGATCAATGAAGCCTTCGCAATGGATCAATTCAACAATACGACCCGTACAAGATACGCCTGGGTTGTCGCACCTATCCCGGGTCCATATTCGCTCATCTCTTCCGATCTCCAAAAGCAATGGGTCGTTCTGGTCGAACTGCCAAGCACGCCAGAGCGATTTTTTCCTGCCGAGGGAGACACATGCAAGATTGCCTTCTTACAGGACTTCGAGTTTGACGGCATTCCCTACAACCAGGGCATGCTCGCGGCTGAGCGAGTCCCAAATCCATACGACGACATGCCCGACAGACACCCATACTCCTCTCATGCGGTCTTCACTGTGACTACGGAATACTTCGCCCATCCTGTTACCAAAGAGCGATTCCACCCGCTGGCTTCGATCGAGATTGCCCAGCCTATTGACGTCAGTAACCCGCCCACCCCGTTGACCTTGCACAATGCAGTCGTCTGCAAACTCCAAGTCCAATCAAACACAGTGACATACGAAGCTGAGTTGTTGGCGTTGTCTGTCTTGACGGAACCAAAGAAGGAGTCGAACGTGCTGCCGGAAGCAACTATTGGGACTTTTGAGTACCTGCTGGACTTCAGAAAAGAACCCACTTTCAGTGTCGACCTTTTCGAAAAGCTGCCGCACATGGACCAGCCAAACAAGCATCCGAACGCCTTCTTACAGGCAGTATACAATCGACTGGACCACGATCACAAAAAAGTTTACGAACAGCTTCGACAAATACCGGCTGGTCTTGCCCTGATTCTCGGCTGCCCGGGGGCTGGAAAGACGGCGTTGAATACATTCATCGCTGCAATGGCGATGTCCCAGCCTGTCATGAAGCCTCGGGGAGATGGAAAACAAAAGCGCCAGCCAGTCAAGATTCTCTACCTGCTGGACGTGAACTATCCGTGCGACGATGCTGCCAGCAGGGTACACCACTTGTTGAAAGACGCCGGTATCAACAAGTCGGTCATTCGGGTTCGTGGTTGCGCTCGTGAGATGAAGAACAGCGCCAAACTCCACCCACAACCGCAAGCAACGGAAGAAGATGCCACCCCGGATTTCACTGCAGGATTTCTCAAGCAAGCTCGCCTGTTCAGTGGCTTACAGAGAGTTATTCGTGACGAAAAGCGAGCGCCGACTTTAGACGAGGTCGCTTGGGACAGATACGAGGCCGACAAGACCAAACACAAGGCTCTGACAACGATGCTGGACAAGTTGAGACAGGGCGCAACCAAGACAAAACGGACGGCGAGAGAGTTAAGAACTTGTGTCGCGAAACTGTACTTCTCCGTGATTAGAGAAGCCGACTTCATCGCTGCCACTCCGGTCGGTGCGGCGGGCTATCTCAGCAAAATGTTTCGCCCCGATATCGTCTTTCTGGACGAAGCTGCGCACGCCCGAGAGCTTACGGCCATGATACCCATTGCTCTCTATTCGCCACATGCGTTCATTCTCACTGGCGACACTCGACAGACTCGACCCTTCGTTGAATGCGCCAAAGGTTCAGCCAAAGGACTCCAAGAGAACGTATACGCCAAGCAGCTGATGATAAGCACGATGGAGAGAGCAGATCTCGCTGGCGCTCTGCGCAGCAAACTTCTCATCAGTCATC GAATGTACGGCAACCTCCAAGAGCTAGCATCGGAGCTGTTTTACGATGGGTTGTTGATGTCCGGTATACCCGAGACTGAGAGATTCCCTGACACACTCTGCCACCTGCAACGATGGCTATCGAAGGTCACGGGTGGCAAGGAATGCACTGTACCAAGGGTCCTATTAAGTCACCGAGGCTCCATGGAGGTCAGGGAAAAGTCCAGTTTCTATAACCCAGTTCATGAGGCCTTCATCCAAAAGCGATGTTACGAGTTACTCCAGGATTCGAAATTCCAGCGCGTCGACCAGCCCGACAAACCTGGTCGGATTCTAATCATAACGCCTTACAAGGCAGCTCTATTGCGCTACGAGCGATTCATCAAAGTCCTTCCATCCGAGTTCCAAGCCAGACTCGATATCGAATTGAGATTCAAAGCCATTGAAGTTCGTACAGTCGACTCGGCCCAAGGCCACGAGGCCGACTTCGTGTTTGTCGATACGGTTCGAACAAAGAGTGCTGGGTTTCTGAACGACCCGAAGAGACTTTGTGTCATGCTGACACGCGCCAGAGTTGGGGAAATGGTGCTGATGCATGAAGGGATGACGAAGAAACCTAGCATTGGCAGAAGCCTGCTGGAGGCCGAATGGACGACAAGGGTGTATGATCACTGCCGTCGGAATGGTCAACTGCATTACATTGGCTGA
- a CDS encoding Nonsense-mediated mRNA decay protein: protein MYLEPKFRPFLDYCALQTTQTSYPSTLLTIRTVVQFADITAIDGKVFSGVLQTRTVTELKAEATTELHTFSRQTFSWQTPIPSETKPNETEPRATSATSAREPSPETSNAWIAGPVIGVLTAILLVLAGLWFLRRRRRQGLDRSAAGENDDGKEEFLKAQLHSDCVPRQPATELEGSYPKTTPEVMTNEIAAQEMPVSEGGHVEGVTGRGR, encoded by the coding sequence ATGTATCTTGAACCGAAGTTCCGGCCGTTCCTGGATTACTGTGCACTGCAGACGACACAGACCAGCTATCCCTCTACCCTCCTGACGATCAGGACGGTGGTCCAGTTCGCCGACATAACTGCCATTGACGGGAAGGTTTTTTCGGGCGTGCTGCAGAcgaggacggtgacggaGCTGAAGGCAGAAGCCACCACAGAACTGCACACCTTCTCTCGACAGACGTTTTCGTGGCAGACTCCGATACCGAGCGAGACGAAACCGAACGAGACGGAGCCCAGGGCCACATCGGCGACCAGCGCACGAGAGCCCTCCCCGGAGACGAGCAATGCGTGGATAGCCGGGCCCGTGATCGGCGTCTTGACGGCAATCCTGCTCGTGCTAGCCGGGCTGTGGTTCCTCCGACGTCGTAGGAGGCAAGGGCTAGATCGCTCCGCGGCCGGCGAAAACGACGACGGGAAGGAGGAGTTCCTCAAGGCGCAGCTCCATTCAGACTGTGTCCCGCGGCAGCCCGCGACGGAGCTCGAGGGTTCGTATCCAAAAACCACGCCCGAGGTTATGACCAACGAGATTGCCGCTCAAGAGATGCCCGTCTCGGAAGGCGGGCATGTGGAAGGGGTGACGGGGAGAGGCCGATAG